The following proteins come from a genomic window of Microtus ochrogaster isolate Prairie Vole_2 chromosome 7, MicOch1.0, whole genome shotgun sequence:
- the Gps1 gene encoding COP9 signalosome complex subunit 1 isoform X7 has product MPLPVQVFNLQGAVEPMQIDVDPQEDPQNAPDVNYVVENPTLDLEQYAASYSGLMRIERLQFIADRCPPLRVEALKMALSFVQRTFNVDMYEEIHRKLSEATRELQNAPDAVPESGVEPPPLDTAWVEATRKKALLKLEKLDTDLKNYKGNSIKESIRRGHDDLGDHYLDCGDLSNALKCYSRARDYCTSAKHVINMCLNVIKVSVYLQNWSHVLSYVSKAESTPEIAEQRGERDSQTQAILTKLKCAAGLAELAARKYKQAAKCFLLASFDHCDFPELLSPSNVAVYGGLCALATFDRQELQRNVISSSSFKLFLELEPQVRDIIFKFYESKYASCLKMLDEMKDNLLLDMYLAPHVRTLYTQIRNRALIQYFSPYVSADMHKMAAAFNTTVAALEDELTQLILEGLINARIDSHSKILYARDVDQRSTTFEKSLLMGKEFQRRAKAMILRAAVLRNQIHVKSPPREGSQGELTPANSQSRMSTNM; this is encoded by the exons ATGCCGCTGCCGGTTCAGGTGTTTAACCTGCAG GGGGCTGTGGAACCTATGCAGATTGATGTCGATCCCCAGGAAGACCCCCAGAACGCACCTGATGTCAACTACGTGGTGGAGAACCCCACCTTG GACCTGGAGCAGTATGCAGCCAGCTACAGCGGCCTGATGCGCATTGAGCGGCTGCAGTTCATTGCTGACCGGTGTCCTCCACTGCGGGTCGAGGCCTTGAAAATGGCCCTGTCCTTCGTACAGAGGACCTTCAATGTGGATATGTATGAAGAGATCCACCGGAAGCTCTCTGAGGCTACCAG GGAGCTGCAGAATGCACCTGATGCCGTTCCTGAGAGTGGAGTAGAGCCCCCACCCCTGGATACAGCCTGGGTGGAGGCCACTCGGAAGAAGGCCCTGTTGAAACTGGAGAAGCTGGACACAGACTTGAAGAATTACAAGGGCAACTCCATCAAAGAGAGCATCAG GCGCGGCCATGACGACCTGGGTGATCACTACCTGGACTGCGGGGACCTCAGCAATGCCCTCAAATGTTACTCACGAGCCCGGGATTACTGTACCAGTGCTAAGCATGTCATCAACATGTGCCTCAACGTCATCAAG GTCAGTGTCTACTTGCAAAATTGGTCTCATGTGTTAAGCTATGTCAGCAAGGCTGAGTCTACTCCAGAGATTGCTGAG CAGCGTGGAGAGCGGGACAGCCAGACCCAGGCCATTCTCACCAAGCTCAAGTGTGCTGCAG GCCTGGCTGAGCTGGCTGCACGAAAGTATAAGCAAGCTGCGAAGTGCTTCCTTCTGGCTTCTTTTGATCACTGCGACTTCCCAGAG cTGCTGTCCCCCAGCAATGTGGCTGTCTATGGTGGCCTGTGTGCCTTAGCCACTTTTGACCGTCAGGAGCTGCAACGCAATGTCATCTCCAGCAG CTCCTTCAAGctgttcctggagctggagccacagGTCAGAGACATCATCTTCAAATTCTATGAGTCCAAGTACGCCTCATGCCTGAAGATGTTGGACGAGATGAAG GACAACCTTCTCTTGGACATGTACCTGGCCCCCCATGTCCGGACGCTATATACCCAGATTCGCAACCGGGCTCTCATCCAa TATTTCAGCCCCTATGTGTCAGCTGATATGCACAAGATGGCTGCAGCCTTCAACACAACAGTTGCGGCTCTGGAGGATGAGCTAACACAGCTCATCCTGGAAGGGCTCATTAATGCCCGCATCGATTCACACAGCAAG ATATTGTATGCTCGAGATGTGGATCAGCGCAGCACCACCTTTGAGAAGTCCCTGCTGATGGGCAAGGAGTTCCAGCGACGTGCCAAGGCCATGATTCTGAGGGCAGCCGTGCTGCGCAACCAGATCCATGTCAAG TCTCCGCCTAGAGAAGGGAGCCAAGGGGAGCTGACGCCAGCCAACAGCCAGTCACGGATGAGCACCAACATGTGA
- the Gps1 gene encoding COP9 signalosome complex subunit 1 isoform X2 → MRGSPAPSSASSSASDLSRSPAHSRSDLRPGTSGDYSLSASLSACTLLSEGAVEPMQIDVDPQEDPQNAPDVNYVVENPTLDLEQYAASYSGLMRIERLQFIADRCPPLRVEALKMALSFVQRTFNVDMYEEIHRKLSEATRLSFRELQNAPDAVPESGVEPPPLDTAWVEATRKKALLKLEKLDTDLKNYKGNSIKESIRRGHDDLGDHYLDCGDLSNALKCYSRARDYCTSAKHVINMCLNVIKVSVYLQNWSHVLSYVSKAESTPEIAERGERDSQTQAILTKLKCAAGLAELAARKYKQAAKCFLLASFDHCDFPELLSPSNVAVYGGLCALATFDRQELQRNVISSSSFKLFLELEPQVRDIIFKFYESKYASCLKMLDEMKDNLLLDMYLAPHVRTLYTQIRNRALIQYFSPYVSADMHKMAAAFNTTVAALEDELTQLILEGLINARIDSHSKILYARDVDQRSTTFEKSLLMGKEFQRRAKAMILRAAVLRNQIHVKSPPREGSQGELTPANSQSRMSTNM, encoded by the exons ATGCGGGGCAGCCCGGCGCCCAGCTCCGCGTCGTCGTCGGCGTCCGACCTGAGCCGCAGCCCTGCGCACAGCAGGTCGGACTTGCGGCCCGGGACGTCGGGCGACTACAGCCTGAGCGCCAGCCTCTCGGCCTGCACGCTGCTCTCCGAG GGGGCTGTGGAACCTATGCAGATTGATGTCGATCCCCAGGAAGACCCCCAGAACGCACCTGATGTCAACTACGTGGTGGAGAACCCCACCTTG GACCTGGAGCAGTATGCAGCCAGCTACAGCGGCCTGATGCGCATTGAGCGGCTGCAGTTCATTGCTGACCGGTGTCCTCCACTGCGGGTCGAGGCCTTGAAAATGGCCCTGTCCTTCGTACAGAGGACCTTCAATGTGGATATGTATGAAGAGATCCACCGGAAGCTCTCTGAGGCTACCAG GTTATCCTTCAGGGAGCTGCAGAATGCACCTGATGCCGTTCCTGAGAGTGGAGTAGAGCCCCCACCCCTGGATACAGCCTGGGTGGAGGCCACTCGGAAGAAGGCCCTGTTGAAACTGGAGAAGCTGGACACAGACTTGAAGAATTACAAGGGCAACTCCATCAAAGAGAGCATCAG GCGCGGCCATGACGACCTGGGTGATCACTACCTGGACTGCGGGGACCTCAGCAATGCCCTCAAATGTTACTCACGAGCCCGGGATTACTGTACCAGTGCTAAGCATGTCATCAACATGTGCCTCAACGTCATCAAG GTCAGTGTCTACTTGCAAAATTGGTCTCATGTGTTAAGCTATGTCAGCAAGGCTGAGTCTACTCCAGAGATTGCTGAG CGTGGAGAGCGGGACAGCCAGACCCAGGCCATTCTCACCAAGCTCAAGTGTGCTGCAG GCCTGGCTGAGCTGGCTGCACGAAAGTATAAGCAAGCTGCGAAGTGCTTCCTTCTGGCTTCTTTTGATCACTGCGACTTCCCAGAG cTGCTGTCCCCCAGCAATGTGGCTGTCTATGGTGGCCTGTGTGCCTTAGCCACTTTTGACCGTCAGGAGCTGCAACGCAATGTCATCTCCAGCAG CTCCTTCAAGctgttcctggagctggagccacagGTCAGAGACATCATCTTCAAATTCTATGAGTCCAAGTACGCCTCATGCCTGAAGATGTTGGACGAGATGAAG GACAACCTTCTCTTGGACATGTACCTGGCCCCCCATGTCCGGACGCTATATACCCAGATTCGCAACCGGGCTCTCATCCAa TATTTCAGCCCCTATGTGTCAGCTGATATGCACAAGATGGCTGCAGCCTTCAACACAACAGTTGCGGCTCTGGAGGATGAGCTAACACAGCTCATCCTGGAAGGGCTCATTAATGCCCGCATCGATTCACACAGCAAG ATATTGTATGCTCGAGATGTGGATCAGCGCAGCACCACCTTTGAGAAGTCCCTGCTGATGGGCAAGGAGTTCCAGCGACGTGCCAAGGCCATGATTCTGAGGGCAGCCGTGCTGCGCAACCAGATCCATGTCAAG TCTCCGCCTAGAGAAGGGAGCCAAGGGGAGCTGACGCCAGCCAACAGCCAGTCACGGATGAGCACCAACATGTGA
- the Gps1 gene encoding COP9 signalosome complex subunit 1 isoform X4, producing MRGSPAPSSASSSASDLSRSPAHSRSDLRPGTSGDYSLSASLSACTLLSEGAVEPMQIDVDPQEDPQNAPDVNYVVENPTLDLEQYAASYSGLMRIERLQFIADRCPPLRVEALKMALSFVQRTFNVDMYEEIHRKLSEATRELQNAPDAVPESGVEPPPLDTAWVEATRKKALLKLEKLDTDLKNYKGNSIKESIRRGHDDLGDHYLDCGDLSNALKCYSRARDYCTSAKHVINMCLNVIKVSVYLQNWSHVLSYVSKAESTPEIAERGERDSQTQAILTKLKCAAGLAELAARKYKQAAKCFLLASFDHCDFPELLSPSNVAVYGGLCALATFDRQELQRNVISSSSFKLFLELEPQVRDIIFKFYESKYASCLKMLDEMKDNLLLDMYLAPHVRTLYTQIRNRALIQYFSPYVSADMHKMAAAFNTTVAALEDELTQLILEGLINARIDSHSKILYARDVDQRSTTFEKSLLMGKEFQRRAKAMILRAAVLRNQIHVKSPPREGSQGELTPANSQSRMSTNM from the exons ATGCGGGGCAGCCCGGCGCCCAGCTCCGCGTCGTCGTCGGCGTCCGACCTGAGCCGCAGCCCTGCGCACAGCAGGTCGGACTTGCGGCCCGGGACGTCGGGCGACTACAGCCTGAGCGCCAGCCTCTCGGCCTGCACGCTGCTCTCCGAG GGGGCTGTGGAACCTATGCAGATTGATGTCGATCCCCAGGAAGACCCCCAGAACGCACCTGATGTCAACTACGTGGTGGAGAACCCCACCTTG GACCTGGAGCAGTATGCAGCCAGCTACAGCGGCCTGATGCGCATTGAGCGGCTGCAGTTCATTGCTGACCGGTGTCCTCCACTGCGGGTCGAGGCCTTGAAAATGGCCCTGTCCTTCGTACAGAGGACCTTCAATGTGGATATGTATGAAGAGATCCACCGGAAGCTCTCTGAGGCTACCAG GGAGCTGCAGAATGCACCTGATGCCGTTCCTGAGAGTGGAGTAGAGCCCCCACCCCTGGATACAGCCTGGGTGGAGGCCACTCGGAAGAAGGCCCTGTTGAAACTGGAGAAGCTGGACACAGACTTGAAGAATTACAAGGGCAACTCCATCAAAGAGAGCATCAG GCGCGGCCATGACGACCTGGGTGATCACTACCTGGACTGCGGGGACCTCAGCAATGCCCTCAAATGTTACTCACGAGCCCGGGATTACTGTACCAGTGCTAAGCATGTCATCAACATGTGCCTCAACGTCATCAAG GTCAGTGTCTACTTGCAAAATTGGTCTCATGTGTTAAGCTATGTCAGCAAGGCTGAGTCTACTCCAGAGATTGCTGAG CGTGGAGAGCGGGACAGCCAGACCCAGGCCATTCTCACCAAGCTCAAGTGTGCTGCAG GCCTGGCTGAGCTGGCTGCACGAAAGTATAAGCAAGCTGCGAAGTGCTTCCTTCTGGCTTCTTTTGATCACTGCGACTTCCCAGAG cTGCTGTCCCCCAGCAATGTGGCTGTCTATGGTGGCCTGTGTGCCTTAGCCACTTTTGACCGTCAGGAGCTGCAACGCAATGTCATCTCCAGCAG CTCCTTCAAGctgttcctggagctggagccacagGTCAGAGACATCATCTTCAAATTCTATGAGTCCAAGTACGCCTCATGCCTGAAGATGTTGGACGAGATGAAG GACAACCTTCTCTTGGACATGTACCTGGCCCCCCATGTCCGGACGCTATATACCCAGATTCGCAACCGGGCTCTCATCCAa TATTTCAGCCCCTATGTGTCAGCTGATATGCACAAGATGGCTGCAGCCTTCAACACAACAGTTGCGGCTCTGGAGGATGAGCTAACACAGCTCATCCTGGAAGGGCTCATTAATGCCCGCATCGATTCACACAGCAAG ATATTGTATGCTCGAGATGTGGATCAGCGCAGCACCACCTTTGAGAAGTCCCTGCTGATGGGCAAGGAGTTCCAGCGACGTGCCAAGGCCATGATTCTGAGGGCAGCCGTGCTGCGCAACCAGATCCATGTCAAG TCTCCGCCTAGAGAAGGGAGCCAAGGGGAGCTGACGCCAGCCAACAGCCAGTCACGGATGAGCACCAACATGTGA
- the Gps1 gene encoding COP9 signalosome complex subunit 1 isoform X6: MPLPVQVFNLQGAVEPMQIDVDPQEDPQNAPDVNYVVENPTLDLEQYAASYSGLMRIERLQFIADRCPPLRVEALKMALSFVQRTFNVDMYEEIHRKLSEATRLSFRELQNAPDAVPESGVEPPPLDTAWVEATRKKALLKLEKLDTDLKNYKGNSIKESIRRGHDDLGDHYLDCGDLSNALKCYSRARDYCTSAKHVINMCLNVIKVSVYLQNWSHVLSYVSKAESTPEIAERGERDSQTQAILTKLKCAAGLAELAARKYKQAAKCFLLASFDHCDFPELLSPSNVAVYGGLCALATFDRQELQRNVISSSSFKLFLELEPQVRDIIFKFYESKYASCLKMLDEMKDNLLLDMYLAPHVRTLYTQIRNRALIQYFSPYVSADMHKMAAAFNTTVAALEDELTQLILEGLINARIDSHSKILYARDVDQRSTTFEKSLLMGKEFQRRAKAMILRAAVLRNQIHVKSPPREGSQGELTPANSQSRMSTNM; encoded by the exons ATGCCGCTGCCGGTTCAGGTGTTTAACCTGCAG GGGGCTGTGGAACCTATGCAGATTGATGTCGATCCCCAGGAAGACCCCCAGAACGCACCTGATGTCAACTACGTGGTGGAGAACCCCACCTTG GACCTGGAGCAGTATGCAGCCAGCTACAGCGGCCTGATGCGCATTGAGCGGCTGCAGTTCATTGCTGACCGGTGTCCTCCACTGCGGGTCGAGGCCTTGAAAATGGCCCTGTCCTTCGTACAGAGGACCTTCAATGTGGATATGTATGAAGAGATCCACCGGAAGCTCTCTGAGGCTACCAG GTTATCCTTCAGGGAGCTGCAGAATGCACCTGATGCCGTTCCTGAGAGTGGAGTAGAGCCCCCACCCCTGGATACAGCCTGGGTGGAGGCCACTCGGAAGAAGGCCCTGTTGAAACTGGAGAAGCTGGACACAGACTTGAAGAATTACAAGGGCAACTCCATCAAAGAGAGCATCAG GCGCGGCCATGACGACCTGGGTGATCACTACCTGGACTGCGGGGACCTCAGCAATGCCCTCAAATGTTACTCACGAGCCCGGGATTACTGTACCAGTGCTAAGCATGTCATCAACATGTGCCTCAACGTCATCAAG GTCAGTGTCTACTTGCAAAATTGGTCTCATGTGTTAAGCTATGTCAGCAAGGCTGAGTCTACTCCAGAGATTGCTGAG CGTGGAGAGCGGGACAGCCAGACCCAGGCCATTCTCACCAAGCTCAAGTGTGCTGCAG GCCTGGCTGAGCTGGCTGCACGAAAGTATAAGCAAGCTGCGAAGTGCTTCCTTCTGGCTTCTTTTGATCACTGCGACTTCCCAGAG cTGCTGTCCCCCAGCAATGTGGCTGTCTATGGTGGCCTGTGTGCCTTAGCCACTTTTGACCGTCAGGAGCTGCAACGCAATGTCATCTCCAGCAG CTCCTTCAAGctgttcctggagctggagccacagGTCAGAGACATCATCTTCAAATTCTATGAGTCCAAGTACGCCTCATGCCTGAAGATGTTGGACGAGATGAAG GACAACCTTCTCTTGGACATGTACCTGGCCCCCCATGTCCGGACGCTATATACCCAGATTCGCAACCGGGCTCTCATCCAa TATTTCAGCCCCTATGTGTCAGCTGATATGCACAAGATGGCTGCAGCCTTCAACACAACAGTTGCGGCTCTGGAGGATGAGCTAACACAGCTCATCCTGGAAGGGCTCATTAATGCCCGCATCGATTCACACAGCAAG ATATTGTATGCTCGAGATGTGGATCAGCGCAGCACCACCTTTGAGAAGTCCCTGCTGATGGGCAAGGAGTTCCAGCGACGTGCCAAGGCCATGATTCTGAGGGCAGCCGTGCTGCGCAACCAGATCCATGTCAAG TCTCCGCCTAGAGAAGGGAGCCAAGGGGAGCTGACGCCAGCCAACAGCCAGTCACGGATGAGCACCAACATGTGA
- the Gps1 gene encoding COP9 signalosome complex subunit 1 isoform X3 gives MRGSPAPSSASSSASDLSRSPAHSRSDLRPGTSGDYSLSASLSACTLLSEGAVEPMQIDVDPQEDPQNAPDVNYVVENPTLDLEQYAASYSGLMRIERLQFIADRCPPLRVEALKMALSFVQRTFNVDMYEEIHRKLSEATRELQNAPDAVPESGVEPPPLDTAWVEATRKKALLKLEKLDTDLKNYKGNSIKESIRRGHDDLGDHYLDCGDLSNALKCYSRARDYCTSAKHVINMCLNVIKVSVYLQNWSHVLSYVSKAESTPEIAEQRGERDSQTQAILTKLKCAAGLAELAARKYKQAAKCFLLASFDHCDFPELLSPSNVAVYGGLCALATFDRQELQRNVISSSSFKLFLELEPQVRDIIFKFYESKYASCLKMLDEMKDNLLLDMYLAPHVRTLYTQIRNRALIQYFSPYVSADMHKMAAAFNTTVAALEDELTQLILEGLINARIDSHSKILYARDVDQRSTTFEKSLLMGKEFQRRAKAMILRAAVLRNQIHVKSPPREGSQGELTPANSQSRMSTNM, from the exons ATGCGGGGCAGCCCGGCGCCCAGCTCCGCGTCGTCGTCGGCGTCCGACCTGAGCCGCAGCCCTGCGCACAGCAGGTCGGACTTGCGGCCCGGGACGTCGGGCGACTACAGCCTGAGCGCCAGCCTCTCGGCCTGCACGCTGCTCTCCGAG GGGGCTGTGGAACCTATGCAGATTGATGTCGATCCCCAGGAAGACCCCCAGAACGCACCTGATGTCAACTACGTGGTGGAGAACCCCACCTTG GACCTGGAGCAGTATGCAGCCAGCTACAGCGGCCTGATGCGCATTGAGCGGCTGCAGTTCATTGCTGACCGGTGTCCTCCACTGCGGGTCGAGGCCTTGAAAATGGCCCTGTCCTTCGTACAGAGGACCTTCAATGTGGATATGTATGAAGAGATCCACCGGAAGCTCTCTGAGGCTACCAG GGAGCTGCAGAATGCACCTGATGCCGTTCCTGAGAGTGGAGTAGAGCCCCCACCCCTGGATACAGCCTGGGTGGAGGCCACTCGGAAGAAGGCCCTGTTGAAACTGGAGAAGCTGGACACAGACTTGAAGAATTACAAGGGCAACTCCATCAAAGAGAGCATCAG GCGCGGCCATGACGACCTGGGTGATCACTACCTGGACTGCGGGGACCTCAGCAATGCCCTCAAATGTTACTCACGAGCCCGGGATTACTGTACCAGTGCTAAGCATGTCATCAACATGTGCCTCAACGTCATCAAG GTCAGTGTCTACTTGCAAAATTGGTCTCATGTGTTAAGCTATGTCAGCAAGGCTGAGTCTACTCCAGAGATTGCTGAG CAGCGTGGAGAGCGGGACAGCCAGACCCAGGCCATTCTCACCAAGCTCAAGTGTGCTGCAG GCCTGGCTGAGCTGGCTGCACGAAAGTATAAGCAAGCTGCGAAGTGCTTCCTTCTGGCTTCTTTTGATCACTGCGACTTCCCAGAG cTGCTGTCCCCCAGCAATGTGGCTGTCTATGGTGGCCTGTGTGCCTTAGCCACTTTTGACCGTCAGGAGCTGCAACGCAATGTCATCTCCAGCAG CTCCTTCAAGctgttcctggagctggagccacagGTCAGAGACATCATCTTCAAATTCTATGAGTCCAAGTACGCCTCATGCCTGAAGATGTTGGACGAGATGAAG GACAACCTTCTCTTGGACATGTACCTGGCCCCCCATGTCCGGACGCTATATACCCAGATTCGCAACCGGGCTCTCATCCAa TATTTCAGCCCCTATGTGTCAGCTGATATGCACAAGATGGCTGCAGCCTTCAACACAACAGTTGCGGCTCTGGAGGATGAGCTAACACAGCTCATCCTGGAAGGGCTCATTAATGCCCGCATCGATTCACACAGCAAG ATATTGTATGCTCGAGATGTGGATCAGCGCAGCACCACCTTTGAGAAGTCCCTGCTGATGGGCAAGGAGTTCCAGCGACGTGCCAAGGCCATGATTCTGAGGGCAGCCGTGCTGCGCAACCAGATCCATGTCAAG TCTCCGCCTAGAGAAGGGAGCCAAGGGGAGCTGACGCCAGCCAACAGCCAGTCACGGATGAGCACCAACATGTGA
- the Gps1 gene encoding COP9 signalosome complex subunit 1 isoform X8 yields MPLPVQVFNLQGAVEPMQIDVDPQEDPQNAPDVNYVVENPTLDLEQYAASYSGLMRIERLQFIADRCPPLRVEALKMALSFVQRTFNVDMYEEIHRKLSEATRELQNAPDAVPESGVEPPPLDTAWVEATRKKALLKLEKLDTDLKNYKGNSIKESIRRGHDDLGDHYLDCGDLSNALKCYSRARDYCTSAKHVINMCLNVIKVSVYLQNWSHVLSYVSKAESTPEIAERGERDSQTQAILTKLKCAAGLAELAARKYKQAAKCFLLASFDHCDFPELLSPSNVAVYGGLCALATFDRQELQRNVISSSSFKLFLELEPQVRDIIFKFYESKYASCLKMLDEMKDNLLLDMYLAPHVRTLYTQIRNRALIQYFSPYVSADMHKMAAAFNTTVAALEDELTQLILEGLINARIDSHSKILYARDVDQRSTTFEKSLLMGKEFQRRAKAMILRAAVLRNQIHVKSPPREGSQGELTPANSQSRMSTNM; encoded by the exons ATGCCGCTGCCGGTTCAGGTGTTTAACCTGCAG GGGGCTGTGGAACCTATGCAGATTGATGTCGATCCCCAGGAAGACCCCCAGAACGCACCTGATGTCAACTACGTGGTGGAGAACCCCACCTTG GACCTGGAGCAGTATGCAGCCAGCTACAGCGGCCTGATGCGCATTGAGCGGCTGCAGTTCATTGCTGACCGGTGTCCTCCACTGCGGGTCGAGGCCTTGAAAATGGCCCTGTCCTTCGTACAGAGGACCTTCAATGTGGATATGTATGAAGAGATCCACCGGAAGCTCTCTGAGGCTACCAG GGAGCTGCAGAATGCACCTGATGCCGTTCCTGAGAGTGGAGTAGAGCCCCCACCCCTGGATACAGCCTGGGTGGAGGCCACTCGGAAGAAGGCCCTGTTGAAACTGGAGAAGCTGGACACAGACTTGAAGAATTACAAGGGCAACTCCATCAAAGAGAGCATCAG GCGCGGCCATGACGACCTGGGTGATCACTACCTGGACTGCGGGGACCTCAGCAATGCCCTCAAATGTTACTCACGAGCCCGGGATTACTGTACCAGTGCTAAGCATGTCATCAACATGTGCCTCAACGTCATCAAG GTCAGTGTCTACTTGCAAAATTGGTCTCATGTGTTAAGCTATGTCAGCAAGGCTGAGTCTACTCCAGAGATTGCTGAG CGTGGAGAGCGGGACAGCCAGACCCAGGCCATTCTCACCAAGCTCAAGTGTGCTGCAG GCCTGGCTGAGCTGGCTGCACGAAAGTATAAGCAAGCTGCGAAGTGCTTCCTTCTGGCTTCTTTTGATCACTGCGACTTCCCAGAG cTGCTGTCCCCCAGCAATGTGGCTGTCTATGGTGGCCTGTGTGCCTTAGCCACTTTTGACCGTCAGGAGCTGCAACGCAATGTCATCTCCAGCAG CTCCTTCAAGctgttcctggagctggagccacagGTCAGAGACATCATCTTCAAATTCTATGAGTCCAAGTACGCCTCATGCCTGAAGATGTTGGACGAGATGAAG GACAACCTTCTCTTGGACATGTACCTGGCCCCCCATGTCCGGACGCTATATACCCAGATTCGCAACCGGGCTCTCATCCAa TATTTCAGCCCCTATGTGTCAGCTGATATGCACAAGATGGCTGCAGCCTTCAACACAACAGTTGCGGCTCTGGAGGATGAGCTAACACAGCTCATCCTGGAAGGGCTCATTAATGCCCGCATCGATTCACACAGCAAG ATATTGTATGCTCGAGATGTGGATCAGCGCAGCACCACCTTTGAGAAGTCCCTGCTGATGGGCAAGGAGTTCCAGCGACGTGCCAAGGCCATGATTCTGAGGGCAGCCGTGCTGCGCAACCAGATCCATGTCAAG TCTCCGCCTAGAGAAGGGAGCCAAGGGGAGCTGACGCCAGCCAACAGCCAGTCACGGATGAGCACCAACATGTGA
- the Gps1 gene encoding COP9 signalosome complex subunit 1 isoform X5 has translation MPLPVQVFNLQGAVEPMQIDVDPQEDPQNAPDVNYVVENPTLDLEQYAASYSGLMRIERLQFIADRCPPLRVEALKMALSFVQRTFNVDMYEEIHRKLSEATRLSFRELQNAPDAVPESGVEPPPLDTAWVEATRKKALLKLEKLDTDLKNYKGNSIKESIRRGHDDLGDHYLDCGDLSNALKCYSRARDYCTSAKHVINMCLNVIKVSVYLQNWSHVLSYVSKAESTPEIAEQRGERDSQTQAILTKLKCAAGLAELAARKYKQAAKCFLLASFDHCDFPELLSPSNVAVYGGLCALATFDRQELQRNVISSSSFKLFLELEPQVRDIIFKFYESKYASCLKMLDEMKDNLLLDMYLAPHVRTLYTQIRNRALIQYFSPYVSADMHKMAAAFNTTVAALEDELTQLILEGLINARIDSHSKILYARDVDQRSTTFEKSLLMGKEFQRRAKAMILRAAVLRNQIHVKSPPREGSQGELTPANSQSRMSTNM, from the exons ATGCCGCTGCCGGTTCAGGTGTTTAACCTGCAG GGGGCTGTGGAACCTATGCAGATTGATGTCGATCCCCAGGAAGACCCCCAGAACGCACCTGATGTCAACTACGTGGTGGAGAACCCCACCTTG GACCTGGAGCAGTATGCAGCCAGCTACAGCGGCCTGATGCGCATTGAGCGGCTGCAGTTCATTGCTGACCGGTGTCCTCCACTGCGGGTCGAGGCCTTGAAAATGGCCCTGTCCTTCGTACAGAGGACCTTCAATGTGGATATGTATGAAGAGATCCACCGGAAGCTCTCTGAGGCTACCAG GTTATCCTTCAGGGAGCTGCAGAATGCACCTGATGCCGTTCCTGAGAGTGGAGTAGAGCCCCCACCCCTGGATACAGCCTGGGTGGAGGCCACTCGGAAGAAGGCCCTGTTGAAACTGGAGAAGCTGGACACAGACTTGAAGAATTACAAGGGCAACTCCATCAAAGAGAGCATCAG GCGCGGCCATGACGACCTGGGTGATCACTACCTGGACTGCGGGGACCTCAGCAATGCCCTCAAATGTTACTCACGAGCCCGGGATTACTGTACCAGTGCTAAGCATGTCATCAACATGTGCCTCAACGTCATCAAG GTCAGTGTCTACTTGCAAAATTGGTCTCATGTGTTAAGCTATGTCAGCAAGGCTGAGTCTACTCCAGAGATTGCTGAG CAGCGTGGAGAGCGGGACAGCCAGACCCAGGCCATTCTCACCAAGCTCAAGTGTGCTGCAG GCCTGGCTGAGCTGGCTGCACGAAAGTATAAGCAAGCTGCGAAGTGCTTCCTTCTGGCTTCTTTTGATCACTGCGACTTCCCAGAG cTGCTGTCCCCCAGCAATGTGGCTGTCTATGGTGGCCTGTGTGCCTTAGCCACTTTTGACCGTCAGGAGCTGCAACGCAATGTCATCTCCAGCAG CTCCTTCAAGctgttcctggagctggagccacagGTCAGAGACATCATCTTCAAATTCTATGAGTCCAAGTACGCCTCATGCCTGAAGATGTTGGACGAGATGAAG GACAACCTTCTCTTGGACATGTACCTGGCCCCCCATGTCCGGACGCTATATACCCAGATTCGCAACCGGGCTCTCATCCAa TATTTCAGCCCCTATGTGTCAGCTGATATGCACAAGATGGCTGCAGCCTTCAACACAACAGTTGCGGCTCTGGAGGATGAGCTAACACAGCTCATCCTGGAAGGGCTCATTAATGCCCGCATCGATTCACACAGCAAG ATATTGTATGCTCGAGATGTGGATCAGCGCAGCACCACCTTTGAGAAGTCCCTGCTGATGGGCAAGGAGTTCCAGCGACGTGCCAAGGCCATGATTCTGAGGGCAGCCGTGCTGCGCAACCAGATCCATGTCAAG TCTCCGCCTAGAGAAGGGAGCCAAGGGGAGCTGACGCCAGCCAACAGCCAGTCACGGATGAGCACCAACATGTGA